AGGATTATCGCTCTTATACAAAAACTCCTCCAAGAGGTTTTCCATATCGGGGCGTGCCGCCATAGCGCTTACTCTTTGAGCGGTGAGCTTTGTAGGTGATACCACGGTGTCAGCTCCGAGTTTTTTCAACTTGTCAACATCGCTCACACTCTCTGCCGAAGAGATAACATAGTATGGTCTTGGGAGAGAGTGCTCTTTTTCAAAGAGTCTGACCGAAGCTATAAGAGCGATATTGTCAGATATTGTATTGGAGAGAGTAATAAGCCCTTTTGCAGATGAGAGATGTGCTTTTAACATAGTAAGCTCAGCATGCGGCTCAGCCTTTAAATATGTCGTATAGTTGTGCTCTTCTGCCCACTGATGTATCTCTTCACGCGGATCGACCACGACAAAAGGTATATGATTTTTTCTCAGCTCCTTGGTCACTTCTAGAGTATATTCATTGTGATAACATACTACGAAGTGTCTTTTTAGCCTTGCTATACTGTAGAGCATTCTTCTCTCCTTTACAATTCTTCTAAGATTTCCCTTTCCCACAACATCTACTACGATACCGATTGCAAGGGTAAATACGGTAAAACCCAAAATGATAAGGGTTACCGTAAATATCTGTCCGGCTGCTGAAAATTCGCCCTCTTTTAAGGAGCCAAATCCAACAGTAGTAAAGGTGTATCCTGCCTGAAAAATTGCATCCATTATGGTGTAATCTTCAATATAGATATAACCTATAGTTCCTATAAGCATAAGCAGCTGGACTAATATCAGTGGTGTTCTAAAAGGTAAAAATTGGGAATAGAGCTCGCTATTGAGCGTTACGTGTGGTTTGGGAGATGACTCCCAGTGTAGAAATTTTCGAATCTTCTCTAAGAGATTCAAGCTAATTTCCTGCTCTGCTTAAGAGTTTTTCTTAAGTGTGCGCAACTCTCTCGCAGAGATTTTAACCTTTTGAGTCGTACCATCATCTAAAGTGATGCGTACTGTTCTAAGGTTTAACAAAAAACGACGTTTAGTTCTATTTTTAGCGTGAGAAACATTGTTTCCGCTCATTGGGCCTTTGCCGCTGATAGCACATCTTCTTGCCATACTAGCTTCCTTGTGTTTAGGTTTATTAAAGTTGCGAATTATAGCAAGCCTAAACAAAACTTCTGCTTAAGTAAAGCCGTAACAAAAAGGGCTTGAAAAACCCTTTTATATTTGTTTTATGCGTTTATAGATAGAATAAACAAAATTAATAATATGCAGAGACTATGGTAACAAAAGAAAAGATTGATAGCTTCATAGAGAAGATCCCGCCTGCTCCTAAAGTCCTGAACGAGACATTTGCACTGCTTAGAGCTGGCGAGCTTACAAAGGCGGCGAAGGTGGCAGAGGGCGATCTGGCGCTAAAATCATATCTCAAGAATATAGTCAACAAGCCAATATACGGGTTTGCCAATGAAGTAAGCGAAATAGGGCAAATATTTGGCATACTCGGTGTCTCACTTGCGAGACAGAGCGTCTACAACTATATGATATCTCTTCTAAGCCCCAAAGATTGGAGCCTCTTTAAACTTAACTCTCACCTCTTTTATGAACTTCAGGCAAACCTATCCAAAAAGTGGCAGATGATCCTTGAACATCTAAAGGTAGAAGACAAAGAGACATACGATGCCATAACGCTTCTTCCTGCCAGCATAATCGTAGCAGAAGCTCTTTTTAAAGAGAAAATAGATGACGTGAATCTTTTAAGAAGTACAAAAGCGATAGATTACAACACAATTCTAAAGCGTCTTTGCGGAGTAGATCTTTTTGACATCTGCTCCCAGATCGCTCAAAAATGGGAAATGAACAGTGACATCTCCAAGGTAGTTCAAGCAGCCTCGGGTGTAAAACCGTCACGTGATGAAAAGATAGATCAACTAGGAAAATGGATGCACCTTCTGCTCTTTTACGAACTCTCAAACCCGCTCTTTATCAAAGCCGGTCTTAATGATTTTATAGATTTTCAGATCGAATATATCGGGGATATATACGAAGAGTTCTCCTCGCTGATGGAGATAGAATGAAAGCCGTAGTAAAAGACGGCATAGCGACATTCTTGCCTCAGGGTTTTCTTGATGGTAACAATGCTGCATCATACCTAAGCATTGAAGATGTAGAGGCTGCCACAAAACTAAAAGCAGATATGATCTTAGTCTCGCTTAAGAGGGTCGTATTTTTCAACCGTAACGGTCTGGATATCTTTATAAAACTATTTTCCAAAATCCGCAAAACAAACAGTGCCACGGTAGGGTTTTGCGACTATGATCAAAACAAGTATGAGGCAATAAGAAGATTTTACAAAGAGGATATCAACTTCTCACTCTTTAAAACTCTCGACATTGCTTATCTCTTCTCCTCAAGCTACAAAAATCAGAACAAAACCATTCTGGTCTACAGTGATGACAAATCTCAGCGCTCTGCAATTGCTATAGAGTTGCATGACAACGGGCACAATCCGACAATAGCAAAAACACTCAGTGAGTACAATGAAAAAAAATGTCAAAAAGGGGCGTTTGACTATGTTGTTGACTCTACATTTTTAGGTCAGATGGGGCAAAAGGTCGCAACAAGAGTGAGCGGAAATGCGATCATCTACACAATCTCCTCGTTTTTAGATGTTGAGATAAGCGACAACTTTAACATAGAGTACCACAACAACTCTCTAAACGTAGGTTTTAGGCTCTTTATCTTTGACGCATATAAAGTCATCAGTATGAATATTCACGCCCTAAACTTCTTCTCTAAGCTATCTACTTCAGCCGCAGAATACAACGCAACGATCTGTTTTGTAGGGATGAAGTTTGACAAGACTCCGATCTCGTTTAAAGAGAATATGGAAGATGCGGGAATACTTTTTTATGACCAGATGGATGACATACTCCAAAACAAAGAGCTCTTAAAAGAGCTAGGGGCTTCAAGTGCTGCAAATATCAAAAATAAAAGAGTCCTAAACAAAGAGACCGTAATAGAGCTTCCAAAATTCATCAATGCCGCAGCCGTTACCATAGAGATGATGACAAACTCAAAAGCGCATAAAGAGTCGGCAAGCGTTCAAAATCTCATCATAGAGAAAAAAGAGGGGAAAATAGCAAGTTCTATCGGCTACTACGGTGACTTAGACGGTATGGTGGTCTTGGTCTTTCCATCAGGCATTGCAAAAAAAGCGTGTGAGCTCCTCATAGGCGAAGATACAAACGACTTAGAGTTAATTCTTGATACATTGGCAGAGCTTGTAAATATAGTGGGCGGAAAGATAAAATCTCTGCTTGCAGATGAAGATATATCTGTAAATATAACTCTTCCAAGAACCTACCAAGACATAGATAGCCTTCTTGAAGTAGTTGAGAATAGAAAAGGGGTTCAGGTAGAGCTCTCTTTTAACGATGATAAATTTCTCTTTTTCTTAACAAGATAAAAGATACAAAATAGTACAATTTCGCAATTAAAGAAGGAAGATAAATGAAAGTAGCTCCTAGCGTTCTATCCGCTGATTTTGGCAATCTGCAAAGAGATGTTGAAGCCATCTGTGAAGCAGGTTGTGATTTTGTACATGTAGATGTTATGGATGGACACTTTGTTCCAAATCTGACAATCGGTCCCGTTGTAGTATCGGCTATTGCCGCATCTGCTACAAAACCGCTTGATATCCATCTTATGGTAGAGAACAACACATTTTTTGTGGACCTCTTTGCCCCTCTTAAACCCGAATATATCTCTTTTCATATAGAAGAGGAGAAACACCCTCACAGGCTTATCCAAAAGATCCGCTCGCTCGGCATAAAACCGGCAATAGTTCTAAATCCGCACACTCCTCCGGAATCTATAGAGTACCT
This genomic interval from Sulfurimonas crateris contains the following:
- the rpe gene encoding ribulose-phosphate 3-epimerase, which encodes MKVAPSVLSADFGNLQRDVEAICEAGCDFVHVDVMDGHFVPNLTIGPVVVSAIAASATKPLDIHLMVENNTFFVDLFAPLKPEYISFHIEEEKHPHRLIQKIRSLGIKPAIVLNPHTPPESIEYLLGDLDMVLLMSVNPGFGGQSFIDTVLPKAKKLSAMRDKINPACLIEVDGGVSDKNVHLLKDAGVDIVVAGSYVFNHANKKEAIESLQI
- a CDS encoding HDOD domain-containing protein, whose amino-acid sequence is MVTKEKIDSFIEKIPPAPKVLNETFALLRAGELTKAAKVAEGDLALKSYLKNIVNKPIYGFANEVSEIGQIFGILGVSLARQSVYNYMISLLSPKDWSLFKLNSHLFYELQANLSKKWQMILEHLKVEDKETYDAITLLPASIIVAEALFKEKIDDVNLLRSTKAIDYNTILKRLCGVDLFDICSQIAQKWEMNSDISKVVQAASGVKPSRDEKIDQLGKWMHLLLFYELSNPLFIKAGLNDFIDFQIEYIGDIYEEFSSLMEIE
- a CDS encoding potassium channel family protein, with translation MNLLEKIRKFLHWESSPKPHVTLNSELYSQFLPFRTPLILVQLLMLIGTIGYIYIEDYTIMDAIFQAGYTFTTVGFGSLKEGEFSAAGQIFTVTLIILGFTVFTLAIGIVVDVVGKGNLRRIVKERRMLYSIARLKRHFVVCYHNEYTLEVTKELRKNHIPFVVVDPREEIHQWAEEHNYTTYLKAEPHAELTMLKAHLSSAKGLITLSNTISDNIALIASVRLFEKEHSLPRPYYVISSAESVSDVDKLKKLGADTVVSPTKLTAQRVSAMAARPDMENLLEEFLYKSDNPLDMEEIEVPKYSWAVLKKLKETHIREITNTSIVGITKKDGKFVTMPKGDVLITSECKLLVIGTQHGINITKELLRRRDKPKELKFV
- a CDS encoding chemotaxis protein CheX, whose translation is MKAVVKDGIATFLPQGFLDGNNAASYLSIEDVEAATKLKADMILVSLKRVVFFNRNGLDIFIKLFSKIRKTNSATVGFCDYDQNKYEAIRRFYKEDINFSLFKTLDIAYLFSSSYKNQNKTILVYSDDKSQRSAIAIELHDNGHNPTIAKTLSEYNEKKCQKGAFDYVVDSTFLGQMGQKVATRVSGNAIIYTISSFLDVEISDNFNIEYHNNSLNVGFRLFIFDAYKVISMNIHALNFFSKLSTSAAEYNATICFVGMKFDKTPISFKENMEDAGILFYDQMDDILQNKELLKELGASSAANIKNKRVLNKETVIELPKFINAAAVTIEMMTNSKAHKESASVQNLIIEKKEGKIASSIGYYGDLDGMVVLVFPSGIAKKACELLIGEDTNDLELILDTLAELVNIVGGKIKSLLADEDISVNITLPRTYQDIDSLLEVVENRKGVQVELSFNDDKFLFFLTR
- the rpmB gene encoding 50S ribosomal protein L28, whose translation is MARRCAISGKGPMSGNNVSHAKNRTKRRFLLNLRTVRITLDDGTTQKVKISARELRTLKKNS